The DNA sequence TTCAGATGATGAGATTATAAGAGTGAGAAGGTATAATAGATGTGTTGCGGTGGGGAGTCTAGAGTTATTTGAGAGAGATCCAGAGATCTTCAAGAGGATCCACAGGATCTCTAGGTTGGCGGGTAAGAAGCTCTACATAATACTACTAGGAGATGCAACACCATCTAGATGGGCTAGAGTTTTCAGAGATCATCTAGCGACAAATATTGATGTAGCAATAAGAATATATGAAGTAAGAGAGATAAGTTCTCTAGAAAAACTATTAAAAGATCTCTGTGATAGAAACACTCTGCTATTCCTAGAGAAGAGAGAAGAATTGATAGAGTATGCCAACAGAGAAAAACTCTCAGAAAAATGCAACATAATACTCTTCGAGAAAAAATAACTCCCTCCAACCTAAACCTCAGCCCTTTCTCATCTTTCACTCTTTTCTTATTGTTTCATATCTCTTCAGATATATCGTTGCGAAGCAATGAGAAAAGATTAAATGAGAAATAGACATACCCTATATATTAGTCTCAGTGTTTCTACTATAACTATTGGATTAGATCATAAGGAATCTGCTCTTCTTCATGCTAAGGGATATTTACCGTGTACTCAAGTATCGGGACATAGTCTTTAAATCTATCTTTGTCATAAGGATGCGATATGCCGATGGTATTCTTAGCGAATATTGCTATTGTATAGATCCCTTTCTCTTTTGGCATCCACGTAAATTCAATGCAAAAGTTATCTCCCTGTTGAACCCATTTTGATGCTACAATGGTTTCTATGCCAGGGTAGTACTTGTTGGGCGATGGAACGACAACAGCCACTGGATTTCCAAGTGAGTAGCTTCCGCAGGTGGCGTTAGCCGTTGTGCACAAAGATCGGATGTTGAGCGTAAGCCATGATAGAAAGCCATTCTCCACGTACTTATATATAAGCACCTGTGTAATCTCGGAGCCGTTCAGCAGAAGTCTTCCACATGCTCTAAATATATTGTTGATATACGAGGGGGGATCTGACCAGAAGACCCAGACTTTGTTCATCTGCAGAACAATTATAAAGATCCCCTTACCCCAAGCCACCCCTATATCGACGTAATTATTGGTGGGATCAAGGAGAGAATCCCTGTGACCCCAGAAGCTTGATGCGTCATTATACACCATTTCATTCAGGATATCTAAAGCATAATTCATAGCATCGCTAGCATATATGTCAGCTGGCCTTAGAGGAGGAAAAAGGCACTTACCAACATAGCCAATGTTCTCCTCCATAGCATAAGCCCCTCCCAATAATGTATAATAGTAGGTAGTCGGAACTCTATTCAAATCACAGTGACCGTAATAAGCATTTCTAACCATGTCATCGGCCCGGTACTGCGCTATAGACAAGTTCAATAATTGCACGGGAGGTAGATTGTATGCAGCGCGGATCTTATTCAGCTCGTTTAGTACATTCAACTTGATGTCCAGGAGAGTAGGCGTTCTCCATACATTGCTCAACTCGCTTACTAAGAATCGACCAGCTGTGTCTATACAGTTCTTAACCGGCTCTATACCGGAGGCATAAGATATTAATATTGCTAGAATAATTAATGACATAAATGCTGCTACCTTAAGCCTGCTAACTCCTCTTTTCTTTGCAAGATATCCAAACCCTTGCTGAGCAACCTCTGGCTTGGATCTAGACACTTCAACCTTTATTTCTCGTTCACTAGGTTCTAGAGTCTTCTCTTCCTTTTCTCTGACTGGTTTTTGTTCAGATACAATGAATGGTTTTGTGAGGCTTTGTGTAGTTTTTTCCTTCTCCAGCTCGGACATGCTTGGTCTAATGAGATCCAGCTCTATGCTGGTTGGAGGGAGTCTTGATAGATAGCTATATATTAAGGGTAAGTATGGATACAGCTTTTTATGCCTAGGATCTATTGAAACCAACCGCTTGACGTCATCAGCATATTTAGCCAGAGGTCTAAGAGCCTCTGATATCTCAGCACATGCGAGAACTCTTGTCAAG is a window from the Sulfolobales archaeon genome containing:
- a CDS encoding CAP domain-containing protein — protein: MNNVIHCLDDSINDVIIIFMQPAILNFVKESSYTRSVDGFLVKFGTLVSMLEDTASIFKVNANDLLTRVLACAEISEALRPLAKYADDVKRLVSIDPRHKKLYPYLPLIYSYLSRLPPTSIELDLIRPSMSELEKEKTTQSLTKPFIVSEQKPVREKEEKTLEPSEREIKVEVSRSKPEVAQQGFGYLAKKRGVSRLKVAAFMSLIILAILISYASGIEPVKNCIDTAGRFLVSELSNVWRTPTLLDIKLNVLNELNKIRAAYNLPPVQLLNLSIAQYRADDMVRNAYYGHCDLNRVPTTYYYTLLGGAYAMEENIGYVGKCLFPPLRPADIYASDAMNYALDILNEMVYNDASSFWGHRDSLLDPTNNYVDIGVAWGKGIFIIVLQMNKVWVFWSDPPSYINNIFRACGRLLLNGSEITQVLIYKYVENGFLSWLTLNIRSLCTTANATCGSYSLGNPVAVVVPSPNKYYPGIETIVASKWVQQGDNFCIEFTWMPKEKGIYTIAIFAKNTIGISHPYDKDRFKDYVPILEYTVNIP